A single region of the Eulemur rufifrons isolate Redbay chromosome 8, OSU_ERuf_1, whole genome shotgun sequence genome encodes:
- the BCL10 gene encoding B-cell lymphoma/leukemia 10 isoform X1, which translates to MEPTAPSLTEEDLTEVKKDALENLRVYLCEKIIAERHFDHLRAKKILSREDTEEISCRTSSRKRAGKLLDYLQENPKGLDTLVESIRREKTQNFLIQKITDEVLKLRNIKLEHLKGLKCSSCEPFPDGATNNLSRSNSDESNFSEKLRASTVIYHPEGESSTAPFFSTDSSLNLPVLEVGRTENTIFSSTTLPRPGDPGAPPLPPELQLEEEGTCGNSSEMFLPLRSRALSPQ; encoded by the exons ATGGAGCCCACCGCGCCGTCGCTCACCGAGGAGGACCTAACTGAAGTGAAGAAGGAT gCTTTAGAAAATTTGCGAGTATACTTGTGCGAGAAAATCATAGCTGAGAGACATTTTGATCATCTGCGTGCAAAAAAAATACTCAGTAGAGAAGACACTGAAGAAATTTCTTGCCGAACGTCAAGTAGGAAAAGGGCTGGAAAATTGTTAGACTACTTACAAGAAAACCCGAAAGGACTAGACACCCTTGTTGAATCTATTCGGcgagaaaaaacacaaaacttcCTGATACAGAAGATTACAGATGAAGTGCTAAAACTTAGAAATATAAAACTAGAACATCTGAAAG GACTGAAATGTAGCAGCTGTGAGCCTTTTCCAGATGGAGCCACAAACAACCTCTCTAGATCAAATTCAGATGAGAGTAATTTCTCTGAAAAACTGAGAGCATCCACTGTCATATATCATCCAGAAGGAGAATCCAGCACAGCCCCCTTTTTTTCTACTGATTCTTCTCtgaatttgcctgttctagaagtAGGCAGAACTGAAAATACCATCTTCTCTTCAACTACGCTTCCTAGACCTGGGGACCCTGGGGCTCCTCCCTTGCCACCAGAGCTGCAGTTAGAAGAAGAAGGAACTTGTGGAAACTCTAGTGAGATGTTTCTTCCCTTAAGATCACGTGCTCTTTCACCACAATGA
- the BCL10 gene encoding B-cell lymphoma/leukemia 10 isoform X2 yields the protein MEPTAPSLTEEDLTEVKKDALENLRVYLCEKIIAERHFDHLRAKKILSREDTEEISCRTSSRKRAGKLLDYLQENPKGLDTLVESIRREKTQNFLIQKITDEVLKLRNIKLEHLKDGATNNLSRSNSDESNFSEKLRASTVIYHPEGESSTAPFFSTDSSLNLPVLEVGRTENTIFSSTTLPRPGDPGAPPLPPELQLEEEGTCGNSSEMFLPLRSRALSPQ from the exons ATGGAGCCCACCGCGCCGTCGCTCACCGAGGAGGACCTAACTGAAGTGAAGAAGGAT gCTTTAGAAAATTTGCGAGTATACTTGTGCGAGAAAATCATAGCTGAGAGACATTTTGATCATCTGCGTGCAAAAAAAATACTCAGTAGAGAAGACACTGAAGAAATTTCTTGCCGAACGTCAAGTAGGAAAAGGGCTGGAAAATTGTTAGACTACTTACAAGAAAACCCGAAAGGACTAGACACCCTTGTTGAATCTATTCGGcgagaaaaaacacaaaacttcCTGATACAGAAGATTACAGATGAAGTGCTAAAACTTAGAAATATAAAACTAGAACATCTGAAAG ATGGAGCCACAAACAACCTCTCTAGATCAAATTCAGATGAGAGTAATTTCTCTGAAAAACTGAGAGCATCCACTGTCATATATCATCCAGAAGGAGAATCCAGCACAGCCCCCTTTTTTTCTACTGATTCTTCTCtgaatttgcctgttctagaagtAGGCAGAACTGAAAATACCATCTTCTCTTCAACTACGCTTCCTAGACCTGGGGACCCTGGGGCTCCTCCCTTGCCACCAGAGCTGCAGTTAGAAGAAGAAGGAACTTGTGGAAACTCTAGTGAGATGTTTCTTCCCTTAAGATCACGTGCTCTTTCACCACAATGA